The Lutibacter sp. Hel_I_33_5 genome has a window encoding:
- a CDS encoding T9SS type A sorting domain-containing protein, producing MKKLLLLLLLLLIFQVNLFSQIDYRQKSTSSDANYFEIVKNTRSYFKSSNNKRVKKSRKFKKQKKHFERWAYYWKDRVAKDGSFPSETLGYYNAGILDAAGKIVNQKKSRRQKLSAETWVNIGPQKIPEANGYPNFPQLGRLNTFLRIKHPSDRAQDVLFVGAPSGGIWKSTNNGTTWSPKLDVVAGIGVTDIKTASTTTFANYTIKPIYVSTGDYDAGQIKSIGVLKSTDGGETFTSTGLSHTLSERKRLGEMVVFDDNTVLVGENQYIKKTVDGGANWTNLYDSGTNASFGRVAFSGTNIMYSGAFDVFFSSDSGVNWTIPIVSNDSNKHAVTVGSDGDFYVQNLTGQIKKYNIGAGTFSNVGTVSAEYDPQGGFNQALLVRNGLIVSADVNGRTSSDNGVTWYRSLNGYFQNDDGLPVEDHGVFVHSDHHGLGMLDGQYEFWNVNDGGLNFVTYSSANDETPTNEYKSNGVINSQLYDVAITPNASTGNYIMALQDNDGFSREMHNGSMQWIAAAAGDGVCAVINYNNPSIRYLGSQKGGLTKVGNGFSGNVFGNGDAQINGADFVWPLEIHTTDPTILYAGGDDVYKITDPNAGANLATSVASATNLNSGAGGMIQKITTHGSGIAAIGDSAKLSVNSGTSWTTIANPAGVTINSVDFNQSTMNIIYCTVSGYTDGSKIFKSTDSGATWTNISTGLPNVLMKEVVLKQNQGTEILFAGTELGVYFKNGDKDWSILGQTLPNVIVNDIDINYTEDKLVAATFGRGLWHINIANSTLGIEDKEVLNSKLNIFPNPVIKGKFKFKVNDKYSNFKYKIFNVLGGVVLEGESNSSKGEVNVRNLNNGIYMFKTYIEGVNSPSVKIIVSNK from the coding sequence ATGAAAAAACTACTACTATTACTACTATTATTGTTAATTTTTCAAGTCAATCTTTTTTCTCAAATAGATTACAGGCAAAAATCAACAAGTTCCGATGCAAATTATTTTGAAATTGTAAAAAATACAAGATCGTATTTTAAAAGCAGCAATAATAAAAGGGTAAAAAAATCAAGAAAATTTAAAAAACAAAAGAAACATTTTGAGCGTTGGGCTTACTATTGGAAAGATAGGGTTGCTAAAGATGGTTCTTTTCCTTCTGAAACTTTAGGATACTATAATGCAGGTATACTAGATGCAGCAGGAAAAATTGTTAATCAAAAAAAATCTAGAAGACAGAAATTAAGCGCAGAAACTTGGGTTAATATTGGTCCACAAAAAATTCCAGAAGCTAATGGATATCCTAATTTTCCACAGTTGGGGAGATTAAATACGTTTTTAAGAATCAAACATCCTTCAGATAGAGCACAAGATGTGTTATTTGTTGGAGCTCCTTCAGGTGGAATCTGGAAATCTACAAATAATGGAACAACTTGGAGCCCTAAACTAGATGTTGTTGCGGGTATTGGTGTTACTGATATTAAAACAGCATCAACAACAACTTTTGCTAATTATACCATAAAACCAATTTATGTTTCTACAGGAGATTATGATGCTGGTCAAATAAAATCAATAGGGGTCTTAAAATCTACTGATGGTGGAGAAACTTTTACTTCTACTGGTTTAAGTCATACTTTATCAGAAAGAAAAAGATTAGGCGAAATGGTGGTATTTGATGATAATACTGTTTTGGTTGGAGAAAATCAATACATTAAAAAAACGGTTGATGGTGGTGCAAATTGGACTAATTTGTATGACTCTGGTACGAATGCTAGTTTTGGTAGAGTAGCATTTTCTGGAACAAATATTATGTATTCTGGAGCTTTTGATGTCTTTTTCTCTTCGGATTCTGGAGTAAATTGGACAATTCCAATTGTAAGTAATGACTCTAATAAACATGCCGTTACTGTAGGTTCTGATGGAGATTTCTATGTTCAAAATTTAACAGGTCAGATAAAAAAATATAATATTGGTGCAGGTACTTTTTCTAACGTTGGTACTGTAAGTGCTGAATATGATCCTCAAGGAGGCTTCAATCAAGCTTTACTAGTTAGAAACGGGTTAATTGTTTCGGCTGATGTAAATGGTAGAACTTCTTCAGATAATGGAGTTACCTGGTATCGATCTTTAAATGGGTATTTTCAAAACGATGATGGTTTACCTGTAGAAGATCATGGAGTATTTGTTCATTCAGATCATCATGGATTAGGGATGTTAGATGGTCAATACGAATTTTGGAATGTAAATGATGGAGGGTTAAATTTTGTTACTTACAGTTCTGCAAATGATGAAACACCTACAAATGAATATAAATCTAATGGAGTAATTAATTCTCAATTATATGATGTGGCTATAACACCTAATGCTTCTACTGGGAATTATATTATGGCTTTACAAGATAATGATGGGTTTAGTAGAGAGATGCATAATGGTTCTATGCAATGGATTGCCGCTGCTGCTGGTGATGGAGTTTGTGCAGTTATCAATTATAATAATCCTTCAATAAGGTATTTAGGAAGTCAAAAAGGTGGTTTAACAAAAGTTGGTAATGGGTTTTCTGGTAATGTTTTTGGAAATGGTGATGCACAAATTAATGGTGCGGATTTTGTTTGGCCGTTAGAAATTCATACAACAGACCCAACAATTTTATATGCTGGTGGAGATGATGTATATAAAATTACAGACCCAAATGCTGGTGCAAATTTAGCAACTAGTGTTGCATCTGCTACAAATTTAAATTCTGGTGCAGGAGGAATGATTCAAAAAATAACAACGCATGGAAGTGGTATTGCAGCTATTGGAGATTCTGCAAAACTTTCAGTGAATTCTGGAACATCATGGACAACAATTGCAAATCCAGCAGGAGTAACAATTAACTCTGTCGATTTTAATCAATCAACAATGAATATAATATATTGTACTGTATCTGGATATACTGATGGTAGTAAAATTTTTAAATCTACAGATAGCGGTGCAACGTGGACAAATATCTCAACAGGATTGCCAAATGTTTTAATGAAAGAAGTTGTTTTGAAACAAAACCAAGGAACAGAAATACTATTTGCAGGAACTGAATTAGGAGTTTATTTTAAAAATGGTGATAAGGATTGGTCAATACTGGGTCAAACATTGCCAAATGTTATTGTAAATGATATTGATATTAATTATACAGAAGATAAATTAGTTGCTGCTACGTTTGGACGTGGTTTATGGCATATTAATATTGCAAATAGCACTTTAGGTATAGAAGATAAAGAAGTACTTAATTCAAAGCTTAATATTTTTCCAAATCCAGTTATCAAAGGTAAATTTAAATTTAAAGTGAATGATAAATATTCTAATTTTAAATATAAAATATTCAATGTTTTAGGAGGTGTTGTGTTAGAAGGAGAAAGTAATTCTAGTAAAGGAGAGGTAAATGTGCGTAATTTAAATAACGGAATATATATGTTTAAAACGTATATAGAAGGAGTGAATTCGCCGTCAGTTAAGATAATTGTTTCAAATAAATAA
- a CDS encoding phage holin family protein — MKIFLKLLLTAIAVIVLANILPGIIVSNYVTAILVAVVISLLNMFVRPLLIFFTLPATIVTLGLFLFVINAVIILLAGKLVTGFVVSGFLSALLFSVLLSVFRSFLFSLLKEEKKR; from the coding sequence ATGAAGATATTTTTAAAACTCTTATTAACGGCTATCGCAGTAATTGTATTAGCTAATATATTACCTGGAATTATTGTAAGTAATTATGTAACAGCAATACTTGTTGCAGTGGTAATTTCATTACTTAATATGTTTGTTCGTCCGTTACTTATATTTTTCACATTACCAGCAACCATTGTAACTTTAGGTCTGTTTTTATTTGTTATAAACGCAGTAATTATACTATTAGCTGGAAAACTAGTTACAGGGTTTGTAGTTAGCGGATTTTTATCTGCATTATTATTTAGTGTACTATTATCAGTATTTAGATCTTTCTTGTTTTCTCTCTTAAAAGAGGAGAAGAAAAGATAG
- the tig gene encoding trigger factor, producing MNITKENVDALNAVVKVDIVADDYQEKVTKVLQDYRKTANIPGFRKGHVPMGMVKKQYGKSIMIDEVNKLLQDSLNKFLTEEKLDILGNPLPRIQDDFNWDADKFSFEFELGLAPEFDVNLKSKKKVTQYNIVAKDDLIDKELENLRSRYGKMSTKDEVVEGANVTGTFVNEEKEINKKSTISLKDIKGKSNLKKFIGTKVGDVLELKTKGLFADEHKLQGALGVSHDDIHGLDIKVSFTIEEITETELADLDKELFDKLFVDGSVNTVTELRAKIKEDAEKQFLQQGDQQLLNAITEHLVENTKFDLPAEFLQKWLQTAGEKELTLEEATEEYSKSEKGLRYQLIEGKIMKDNDIKLDYAELQDYAKGFIRSQMAQFGNMNPEEKELDDIAGRILSNQEEAKRLQEQLMSNKLLAFYKENMSFKKKELSYEDFIKEVYK from the coding sequence ATGAATATTACTAAAGAAAATGTAGATGCGTTAAACGCAGTTGTAAAAGTTGATATTGTTGCTGATGATTATCAAGAAAAAGTAACTAAAGTTTTACAAGATTATCGTAAAACAGCCAACATTCCTGGATTTAGAAAAGGTCATGTACCAATGGGAATGGTTAAAAAGCAGTACGGAAAATCAATAATGATTGATGAAGTAAATAAGCTTTTACAAGATTCTTTAAACAAGTTTTTAACGGAAGAAAAATTAGATATTTTAGGAAATCCGTTACCAAGAATTCAAGATGATTTTAACTGGGATGCCGATAAATTTTCTTTTGAGTTCGAATTAGGTTTAGCACCAGAATTTGATGTAAACTTAAAATCTAAGAAAAAAGTTACTCAATATAACATTGTTGCTAAAGACGATTTAATTGATAAAGAGCTAGAAAATTTAAGATCTCGTTACGGTAAAATGTCTACAAAAGATGAAGTTGTAGAAGGAGCAAATGTTACTGGAACTTTTGTAAATGAAGAGAAAGAAATCAATAAAAAATCTACTATTTCTTTAAAAGATATTAAAGGTAAATCAAACTTAAAAAAGTTTATCGGTACTAAAGTAGGAGATGTACTTGAGTTAAAAACAAAAGGATTATTTGCTGATGAACATAAATTACAAGGAGCTTTAGGAGTTTCTCATGATGATATTCATGGTTTAGATATTAAAGTTTCTTTTACTATAGAAGAAATTACAGAAACTGAATTAGCAGATTTAGATAAAGAATTGTTCGATAAATTATTTGTTGACGGAAGTGTAAATACTGTTACAGAATTAAGAGCAAAAATTAAAGAAGACGCAGAAAAACAATTTCTACAACAAGGAGATCAACAATTACTAAATGCTATTACAGAGCATTTAGTTGAGAATACTAAATTTGATTTACCAGCAGAATTTTTACAAAAATGGTTACAAACTGCAGGTGAAAAAGAATTAACATTAGAAGAAGCTACAGAAGAGTATTCTAAGTCAGAAAAAGGATTACGTTATCAGTTAATCGAAGGAAAGATTATGAAAGATAATGATATCAAATTAGACTATGCAGAATTGCAAGACTATGCAAAAGGATTTATCCGTTCGCAAATGGCACAGTTTGGTAATATGAATCCAGAAGAAAAAGAATTGGATGATATTGCAGGAAGAATTTTATCAAATCAAGAAGAAGCAAAACGTTTACAAGAGCAATTAATGTCTAATAAACTATTAGCTTTTTATAAAGAAAACATGAGTTTTAAAAAGAAAGAACTTTCTTACGAAGATTTTATTAAAGAAGTTTATAAATAA
- the clpP gene encoding ATP-dependent Clp endopeptidase proteolytic subunit ClpP yields MDYGKEFEKYATKHHGINSTYFGKITSSLTPYIMEERQMNITQMDVFSRLMMDRIIFLGTGINDQVANIIQAQLLFLESVDANKDISIYINSPGGGVYAGLGIYDTMQFIKPDVATICTGMAASMGAVLMCAGQKGKRSALPHSRVMIHQPLGGAQGQASDIEITTREILKLKDELYQIIASHSGQTVEKVHADSDRDYWMKADEAKAYGMVDEILARK; encoded by the coding sequence ATGGATTACGGAAAAGAGTTCGAAAAATATGCAACTAAACATCACGGAATAAATAGTACTTATTTCGGAAAAATAACAAGTAGTTTAACGCCATATATTATGGAAGAGCGTCAGATGAACATCACGCAAATGGATGTTTTTTCTCGTTTAATGATGGATAGGATTATCTTTTTAGGTACAGGAATAAATGATCAAGTTGCCAATATAATTCAGGCGCAATTATTGTTTTTAGAAAGTGTAGATGCAAATAAAGATATCTCAATTTATATAAATTCTCCAGGTGGTGGGGTTTATGCGGGATTAGGAATTTATGATACCATGCAATTTATAAAGCCAGATGTAGCAACAATTTGTACAGGTATGGCAGCTTCTATGGGAGCAGTTTTAATGTGTGCAGGTCAAAAAGGAAAACGTTCTGCTTTACCACATTCTAGGGTAATGATTCATCAACCTTTAGGTGGCGCACAAGGACAGGCATCGGATATCGAGATTACAACAAGAGAGATCTTAAAGTTAAAAGACGAATTATATCAAATAATTGCTAGTCATTCTGGTCAAACAGTAGAAAAAGTACATGCAGATTCTGATAGAGATTATTGGATGAAGGCAGACGAAGCTAAGGCGTATGGTATGGTTGATGAAATTTTAGCAAGAAAATAG
- the clpX gene encoding ATP-dependent Clp protease ATP-binding subunit ClpX, whose protein sequence is MSKEENLQCSFCGRKKPETDLLIAGLDAHICDRCIEQAHGIVEEEISDASKSTISKDLTLKKPLQIKEFLDQYIIGQDQTKKSMSVAVYNHYKRLLQTKNDEDEVEIEKSNIILVGETGTGKTLVARTIAKMLNVPFSIVDATVLTQAGYVGEDVESILSRLLQAADYDVEKAERGIVFIDEIDKIARKGDNPSITRDVSGEGVQQALLKLLEGTVVNVAPKGGRKHPEQKFVEVNTQEILFIAGGAFSGIDRLISKRLNMQAVGYSASIDDDKIDEDNLLQYIIPSDLKSFGLIPEIIGRLPVLSYMNPLDAKTLRAILTEPKNSIIKQYTKLFAMDDVAFSMTEGALEYIVDKAVEYKLGARGLRSLCEAILTDAMFDLPSSDEKEFIVDKEYAASKITKSALKKLKAAS, encoded by the coding sequence ATGTCGAAAGAAGAAAATTTACAATGTTCATTTTGTGGACGTAAAAAACCAGAAACCGATTTATTAATCGCAGGATTAGATGCGCATATTTGTGACCGTTGTATAGAGCAAGCTCATGGAATTGTAGAAGAAGAAATTTCTGATGCTTCAAAAAGTACTATTTCTAAAGATTTAACGCTTAAGAAACCACTTCAGATTAAAGAGTTTCTAGATCAATACATTATTGGTCAAGATCAAACTAAAAAATCGATGTCAGTTGCTGTTTATAATCATTACAAAAGATTATTACAGACAAAAAATGATGAAGATGAGGTAGAAATAGAGAAATCAAATATCATTTTAGTAGGAGAAACTGGAACAGGAAAAACACTAGTAGCGCGTACTATTGCTAAAATGTTAAATGTGCCATTCTCTATTGTAGATGCTACAGTTTTAACTCAAGCAGGGTATGTTGGTGAAGATGTAGAAAGTATTCTTAGTAGATTGTTACAAGCTGCTGATTATGATGTTGAGAAAGCAGAAAGAGGAATTGTATTTATTGATGAAATTGATAAAATTGCCAGAAAAGGAGATAATCCTTCAATAACCAGAGATGTTTCTGGAGAAGGTGTTCAACAAGCATTATTAAAATTATTAGAAGGAACCGTTGTAAATGTTGCTCCGAAAGGAGGAAGAAAACATCCAGAACAAAAATTTGTAGAAGTTAATACACAGGAAATATTATTTATTGCAGGAGGTGCATTTTCTGGAATTGATAGATTAATAAGTAAACGTTTAAATATGCAAGCGGTAGGGTATAGCGCTTCTATTGATGATGATAAAATTGATGAGGACAATTTATTACAATATATAATTCCTTCAGATTTAAAATCATTTGGATTGATACCAGAAATTATTGGTCGTTTACCAGTGTTAAGTTACATGAATCCATTAGATGCAAAAACGTTACGAGCTATTTTAACAGAGCCTAAAAATTCGATTATAAAGCAATATACTAAGTTGTTTGCTATGGATGATGTTGCATTTTCTATGACAGAAGGCGCATTAGAATATATCGTTGACAAAGCTGTAGAATATAAGCTTGGTGCCCGTGGATTACGTTCTTTATGTGAAGCAATTCTTACAGATGCCATGTTTGATTTACCAAGTTCTGATGAAAAAGAATTTATTGTAGACAAAGAATATGCAGCTAGTAAAATAACAAAGTCAGCTTTAAAAAAGCTAAAAGCAGCGTCTTAA
- the dnaG gene encoding DNA primase, with the protein MITQQSIERVFETARLEEVIGEFVQLKKAGSNFKGLSPFVDERTPSFMVSPVKQIWKDFSTGKGGNVISFLMEHEHYTYPEAIKWLAKKYNIEVEETEQSDEQKEQMNERESMFLVSTFAKDYFHDLMLTSTQGKAIGLSYFKERGFRDETIKKFDLGYCKDEWDNFTKAALAKGYDLKYLASTGLTIVKENKQFDRFKGRVLFPIHSMSGRILGFGGRILTNDKKAAKYLNSPESDIYHKSKILYGIYQAKKEIAKEDNCFLVEGYTDVISLHQSGVENVVASSGTALTSDQIRLVNRLTKNITVLFDGDAAGMRASIRGIDLILEQGMNVKVVTFPDGEDPDSFAKSHTDQELKEYLENTAQDFINFKVSLLMKDVKNDPIKKAGLIRDIVTSISKIPDAIKREVYVQECARIMDISERVLFSELAQLISKTDKEEAKKHQSEKKSFEVVKKKDVEFKEIDQISVLEKEIIRVLLLYGNKEVDFTEVVEVKDEEGVVSTQKRKYANKVSNELYLHLQDDEIEFTNEVFQSIYYDIIHQMNQKDIIQNDFFVGHKNTDISSISTAILMDDEKYQLSDWESKNIYVSSYEDVLSKLVNDAIFNLRRVLIDKKIKDLIKESEEIKEEKIDLELIQNYTNLKMRLYDKLNRVV; encoded by the coding sequence ATGATAACCCAACAATCCATTGAACGTGTTTTTGAAACTGCTCGCTTAGAAGAAGTGATAGGGGAGTTTGTGCAGTTAAAAAAAGCAGGAAGTAATTTTAAAGGATTAAGTCCGTTTGTAGATGAGCGTACGCCTTCTTTTATGGTATCTCCGGTAAAGCAAATTTGGAAGGATTTTAGTACTGGAAAAGGTGGGAATGTAATTTCATTTTTAATGGAACATGAGCATTACACGTATCCAGAAGCTATTAAATGGTTAGCAAAAAAATACAATATCGAGGTTGAAGAAACCGAGCAATCTGACGAACAAAAAGAACAAATGAACGAACGCGAAAGTATGTTCTTAGTTTCTACTTTTGCGAAAGATTATTTTCATGATTTAATGCTTACTTCAACCCAAGGAAAAGCAATTGGATTGTCTTATTTTAAAGAACGAGGTTTTAGAGATGAAACCATTAAAAAGTTTGATTTAGGGTATTGTAAAGACGAATGGGATAATTTTACAAAAGCCGCTTTAGCAAAAGGATATGATTTAAAATACCTTGCCTCAACTGGATTAACGATTGTAAAGGAGAATAAACAGTTTGATCGTTTTAAAGGAAGAGTTTTATTTCCGATTCACTCTATGTCTGGGAGAATTTTAGGTTTCGGTGGACGTATTTTAACCAATGATAAAAAAGCTGCTAAATATTTAAATTCACCAGAAAGTGATATCTATCATAAGAGTAAAATTTTATACGGAATATATCAGGCCAAAAAAGAAATTGCCAAGGAAGACAATTGCTTTTTAGTAGAAGGCTATACAGATGTAATTTCGTTACATCAATCTGGTGTTGAAAATGTGGTTGCATCTTCGGGAACCGCGTTAACCTCAGATCAAATACGGTTAGTAAATAGACTTACTAAAAATATTACCGTACTTTTTGATGGTGATGCTGCGGGAATGAGAGCTTCTATTCGAGGAATTGATTTGATTCTTGAACAAGGAATGAATGTAAAAGTTGTTACATTCCCAGATGGTGAAGATCCAGACAGTTTTGCTAAAAGTCATACAGATCAAGAGTTAAAAGAATATTTAGAAAATACTGCGCAAGATTTCATCAATTTTAAAGTGTCTTTATTAATGAAAGACGTTAAAAATGATCCGATAAAAAAAGCAGGATTAATTAGAGATATTGTTACTAGTATTTCTAAAATACCTGATGCGATAAAACGCGAGGTTTATGTGCAAGAATGTGCAAGAATTATGGACATTTCTGAACGTGTTTTGTTTAGTGAATTAGCACAGTTAATCTCTAAAACTGATAAAGAAGAAGCGAAAAAACATCAATCAGAAAAAAAATCATTTGAAGTCGTAAAAAAGAAAGATGTTGAGTTTAAAGAAATTGATCAAATTTCAGTTTTAGAAAAAGAAATCATTAGAGTTTTATTGTTGTATGGCAATAAAGAGGTTGATTTTACTGAAGTAGTTGAAGTTAAAGATGAAGAAGGAGTTGTAAGTACTCAGAAAAGAAAATATGCAAATAAAGTTTCTAACGAGTTGTATTTACACTTGCAAGATGATGAAATAGAATTTACTAACGAAGTTTTTCAGTCCATTTATTATGATATTATCCATCAAATGAATCAAAAAGATATAATTCAAAATGATTTTTTTGTCGGTCATAAAAATACAGACATTTCAAGTATTTCAACTGCTATATTAATGGATGATGAAAAGTATCAATTAAGTGATTGGGAAAGTAAAAACATTTATGTTTCTAGTTATGAAGATGTGCTTTCAAAATTGGTAAATGATGCTATTTTTAATCTAAGAAGAGTTTTAATTGACAAAAAAATTAAAGACTTAATTAAAGAATCTGAAGAAATTAAAGAAGAAAAAATTGACTTAGAATTGATACAAAACTACACAAACCTTAAAATGAGATTATACGATAAACTCAATAGAGTAGTATAA
- the nadE gene encoding NAD(+) synthase has protein sequence MNAQKVTDHIVKWLKDYAENAKVKGFVVGISGGIDSAVTSTLCAKTGLETLCVELPIHQAKSQVNRGNEHIAQLKKRFKNVSEAEVNLTSTFEDFKTVVPETEVSAKVDLALANARARLRMTTLYYFAGLKGLLVAGTGNKVEDFGVGFFTKYGDGGVDLSPIADLVKSEVYALATHLEVPNSIQNAQPTDGLFGDSRTDEDQIGASYDELEWAMKMQDTGKFENDFSGRELEVYKIYTRLNSINQHKMLPIPVCEIPKLLK, from the coding sequence ATGAATGCTCAAAAAGTTACAGATCATATTGTAAAGTGGTTAAAAGATTATGCTGAAAATGCAAAAGTTAAAGGTTTTGTAGTAGGAATTTCTGGAGGGATCGATTCTGCAGTAACCTCAACTTTATGTGCAAAAACAGGCTTAGAAACCTTATGCGTTGAATTACCCATACACCAAGCAAAGAGTCAAGTTAACAGAGGGAACGAGCATATTGCACAATTAAAAAAACGTTTTAAAAATGTTAGTGAAGCAGAAGTTAATTTAACAAGTACTTTTGAAGATTTTAAAACTGTTGTGCCAGAAACAGAAGTTTCGGCTAAAGTAGATTTAGCGTTAGCAAATGCCAGAGCACGTTTACGAATGACAACATTGTATTATTTTGCAGGTTTAAAAGGTTTATTAGTTGCAGGAACTGGAAATAAAGTGGAAGATTTTGGTGTTGGCTTTTTTACAAAATATGGTGATGGCGGTGTTGATTTAAGCCCAATTGCTGATTTAGTAAAATCTGAAGTGTATGCATTAGCAACACATTTAGAAGTGCCAAATTCTATTCAAAATGCACAACCAACAGATGGTTTATTTGGTGATAGCAGAACAGATGAAGACCAAATTGGAGCATCTTATGATGAACTTGAATGGGCAATGAAAATGCAAGATACTGGTAAATTTGAAAATGATTTCTCTGGTAGAGAATTAGAGGTATATAAAATTTATACTAGATTGAATAGCATCAATCAGCATAAAATGTTACCAATACCTGTTTGTGAAATTCCGAAGTTACTAAAGTAA
- the gldB gene encoding gliding motility lipoprotein GldB: MRKILLLFLLISSFLSCNNAKDNQVNVSTIPVNFEFERFDKAFYTSSEKGLKKLKEKYPILFPKQVHDSVWIHKINNKDEQELFAETQKIFNDDEFLQEQLISLFKHIKYYNKSFTSPKVITMLSNIDYDNRVVYADSLLLISLDAYLGEKHLFYNDYPKYIKQNNHKGHIIVDVANSIVHQQIVPNSNRTFLEKIIFEGKKMYVLDLFLPQITDQEKIGYSLDKNTWILENEEQVWKYFIENKILFSTETKLNKRFIENGPFSKFYLSEDKNSPGKVGVWIGWQIVRSYMQNNDVSLQQLLRNKGIEIFNKSKYKPRK, from the coding sequence ATGCGAAAAATTTTATTATTATTTCTTCTTATTTCTTCTTTTTTATCATGTAATAATGCTAAAGATAATCAAGTAAATGTATCTACTATTCCTGTTAATTTTGAATTTGAAAGATTCGATAAGGCGTTTTATACAAGTTCAGAAAAGGGATTAAAAAAATTAAAAGAAAAATATCCGATTTTGTTCCCAAAACAAGTTCATGATAGTGTTTGGATTCATAAAATTAACAATAAAGACGAACAGGAGTTATTTGCGGAAACTCAAAAAATATTTAATGATGATGAATTTTTACAAGAGCAACTAATTTCCTTATTTAAACATATAAAGTATTATAATAAAAGTTTTACTTCACCAAAAGTTATTACAATGTTAAGCAATATTGATTATGATAATAGGGTTGTGTATGCAGATAGCTTATTATTAATTTCTTTGGATGCGTATTTAGGAGAAAAACATCTGTTTTATAATGATTACCCTAAGTATATAAAACAAAATAATCATAAAGGCCATATTATTGTTGATGTTGCAAACTCAATCGTTCATCAACAAATAGTACCAAATTCTAATAGAACATTTTTAGAAAAAATTATTTTTGAAGGTAAAAAAATGTATGTGTTAGATCTTTTTTTGCCACAAATTACTGATCAAGAAAAAATAGGGTATTCATTGGATAAGAACACTTGGATTTTAGAAAATGAGGAACAAGTTTGGAAGTATTTTATAGAAAATAAAATACTGTTTAGTACAGAAACAAAATTGAATAAAAGATTTATAGAAAATGGCCCTTTTTCTAAGTTTTATTTAAGTGAAGATAAAAATTCTCCAGGTAAAGTTGGTGTTTGGATTGGTTGGCAAATTGTACGTTCTTATATGCAAAATAATGATGTATCTTTGCAACAATTATTGAGAAATAAAGGAATAGAGATATTTAACAAATCTAAGTATAAACCTAGAAAATAA
- the gldC gene encoding gliding motility protein GldC yields MAVKHTSKIEFTIGLDENKVPEEMTWNAEDGGINNESTKAVMLSVWDEKKKDTLRMDLWTKDMPVDEMKQFFHQTLVSMAATFERATDDQKMSATMRDFSDYFAEKLELIKK; encoded by the coding sequence ATGGCAGTTAAGCATACTTCAAAAATTGAATTTACAATTGGGTTAGATGAAAATAAAGTTCCAGAAGAAATGACATGGAATGCAGAAGATGGAGGAATAAATAATGAATCGACCAAAGCAGTTATGCTTTCTGTTTGGGATGAAAAGAAGAAGGACACATTACGTATGGATTTATGGACAAAAGATATGCCTGTAGATGAGATGAAACAATTCTTTCATCAAACTTTAGTGTCTATGGCTGCTACTTTTGAACGTGCAACAGACGATCAAAAAATGAGTGCTACAATGAGAGACTTTAGCGATTATTTTGCTGAGAAATTAGAGTTGATTAAAAAATAA